In the Moraxella osloensis genome, one interval contains:
- the cas7fv gene encoding type I-Fv CRISPR-associated protein Cas7fv, which produces MEKVTGIKSVDFKIKASGHGVVNWNGSTELKTLIDGTWKTVTNHNMPKLRGYTNKKLASNDKGEKFETLKEANEVNFDDTPLYISQNCVRYHLFKDDVINWQHPKIHENVDKVLCSMTGLLRGYVIPKNENKRTSPLLLTDFLEIGKKGNFEQLGRAGSKEKQETKSGKDKSNSLFSKTTFGDTEYIAYGSINIEQLQFIALSNDFGQEAIQITTDKEGVELAEKIESYIKTLDFAHGDIKATYQNNYVRKGTIFAEGQKGILLNEYAIDTLVKQILNMIENLGFTQAKGYMYVEDIEVDYNNFKQPKDMFRIKNNSNEINPQKNEPYAIYFQQGE; this is translated from the coding sequence ATGGAAAAAGTAACAGGTATTAAAAGTGTGGATTTTAAAATCAAAGCTAGTGGGCATGGCGTAGTCAATTGGAACGGCTCAACAGAGCTTAAAACTTTAATTGATGGTACATGGAAAACCGTAACCAATCATAACATGCCAAAACTAAGAGGCTATACAAACAAGAAACTTGCTTCCAATGATAAAGGTGAAAAATTTGAAACCTTAAAAGAAGCAAATGAAGTTAATTTTGATGATACGCCACTATATATCAGCCAAAACTGTGTTCGATATCATTTATTCAAAGATGATGTGATTAACTGGCAACATCCAAAAATTCATGAAAATGTCGATAAAGTTTTATGCTCAATGACAGGATTATTAAGAGGTTATGTTATTCCAAAAAATGAAAACAAACGTACTAGTCCTTTGTTATTGACAGATTTTTTAGAAATCGGGAAAAAAGGTAATTTTGAGCAATTAGGTAGAGCAGGTAGTAAAGAAAAGCAAGAAACCAAATCTGGCAAAGATAAAAGCAATTCGTTGTTCTCTAAAACCACTTTTGGCGACACAGAATATATCGCTTATGGCTCAATCAATATTGAGCAATTACAATTCATAGCTTTATCTAATGATTTTGGTCAAGAGGCTATTCAAATTACTACTGACAAAGAGGGTGTTGAATTAGCTGAAAAAATTGAAAGCTATATTAAAACCTTAGATTTTGCTCATGGAGATATCAAAGCAACTTATCAAAATAACTATGTTCGTAAAGGGACAATTTTTGCTGAAGGTCAAAAAGGTATTTTATTAAATGAATATGCTATAGACACTTTAGTCAAACAAATTCTCAATATGATAGAAAACTTAGGTTTTACTCAGGCTAAGGGCTATATGTATGTTGAGGATATTGAGGTTGATTATAATAACTTTAAACAGCCTAAAGATATGTTCCGAATTAAGAACAATAGTAATGAGATTAATCCACAAAAAAATGAGCCATACGCTATTTATTTTCAACAGGGTGAGTAA